ACACCTGCGTGTTGATGCGTTGCAGGACAAAATGTTGTTCTTTTGAGGAATCTAGAGTCACTAAGAAAGTGTCATTGATATTACCACTTCCAAAGGCTTTAACGGCTGTAACCTTTCCCAGTTGGGCGAATTGGTTAGCGATCGCAATCAAATTCTCTGCACGTTGCCTATTAAATTTTTCTGTCATCTGTTTAACCTGCACTACTCCTCACATACATTGCACGAAGGCAATAGGGGATATAGTAGCGCGTCAAAATAATTCGTAATTCGTAATTCGTAATTCGTAATTTTTAAAGGTACTAATGCTAGCACAGGGTGCGACACCGATAGCGAGTATTCATCCCCTGTGGGGAGGCAGGCTACGCGCAGCGTCTCTTAGAGAGCGTCATAACCCATCGTAGATATTGCTCTTGTCGGCCCTGTGCTACTAATTCAGTAGTTAAGAAATTTCGTCGCTATCAACCCACTCATCATAAGATGAATCATAACCAACATAGTGAACAAAGTATTGCTGATTTTGGATTTGCTGAATCGTTGCGGAATACCAAGCTTCTTGGTCTTCATCCCAACATTTTACTTTTTGACCAACTGCATATCCATTGTCATCCGCAGAGCGAAGATCGCGAGTCCGAATGTCATCTTCACCTACCCACTCGTCATAAGATGAACCGTAACCAAGGTAATGAATAAAGAATTGTTCATCTTGGATTTTCTCAATTGTTCCCTGATACCAATCTTCCTCCTCACCATCCCAGACTTCTACTGTTTTGCTGACTTCATACTGATTCTTATCTGACTTGACAGCAGAAGCTGACGAAACATCTTGAATAGGCTTTTGTTGCTCTTGTTTAATTTCCTCTTTTACTAAAGCATAAGCTTCCAAAATCAAGCCGCGAGCGACGGTTTGAGTTCCCGTATGCTCGTAGTAATTGGTAGTTTGATCTAGGAATACCGCGACAAAATCTAAATTATCATCAGCAATCTGAATAAAACTACCCAAATTACTAGAAATTGATTGTGGGGTTATACCTGTCTTAGATACTAAGTTATTCATCCAACCTTGTACGGAGTTAAAACTCTGACCGATAAAACCAACTTTATCAGAGGGGTTACTACCTGGTAGAAAGTTATTGATGGCTAAGAAAACCGGATTTTGAGTTATTGCACCAGCATCAGTGCCACTAATTACTCCGTGAATTTTGCTGAGAAAGTCGGGACCTAATGGCAGAATCCCGTCTATACAAACTAAAGCTACCATCCGCATTAAGGAGGCATTTTGATAGTTGTTAGCAAGAGAATTAGCAAACTCTTGGGGGTTAGGTTGAGGAATGCCATTTAGTTTGCAAAAAGCGATGATTTCGACAGCGATTTTTAGCGCCAAGTCAATAGATTGAGTTACATCAGCTTTGGGAGTAATGTTGCCTAAAAAAGACAGAAAGCCGATTTTCTCACTAACTTTATTCGCTAAAGCTGCTGCTGCCATAGCTGTGTCTGCCTTATCAATTGTTTGATAAAGCTTGATTGCAAACTGGTAGCCTTTTTGAGGATCTTCGTATAATACGACAGCGCGATCGCGGATTCTCTGAATTACCTTAACATCGGTTTCTCCAGTAATGCTGCGAATACTATTTTCAAATCCCGTCAAATTGCTCCACTCACCTGGTGCTACGTAATCAAGAGCCTTTAAAACTTTGACAGTGATATTGTCAGTTGGTAATTCGTCAACCAACTGAATAATTGATTTATCCATCAGCCGATCCTCAAAACTCAAAGTTATGCTTACAACACAGTTCAACTAAACCCACAACAATTAATACCAGTTGCTTACCTTACGGGAAGCCTTTCTCTAGTCAACGCTGCGCGAATTACTGAACCGTATTAATAGAGTTCCCCGACTTGACCAAAAAATAACAAGTGGCGATCGCTACCAATATTTTTCGGTTAAGGGGGAAAGGGGAAAGGGAAAAGGTTTGAATTTACCTTTCCCCAGACCAAAAGAGAGATTATTGGGTTTATCTGAAAAGTATTGCGATCGCTACCTCGTAAAACTTCTCTGTTCAAGTGGAAGGGTTTAAAGTCATTCCTTTCCCTTTTCCCCACAACGGATTCCCAGACCACACCAGAGATAGAAAGTACTTATCCGATAAGTATTGGATTGCTTCTCATCTGCTGACTTTTCAATCATCTGAGCGCAATTCCATGCCAAAAATTTGTTTTTTTAACCTTTTGCTAGCTGTTCCTTAAACTTACCGGGATAAGTTGAAGTTGATAAGTACGAATTAATACTAATAAAGTATGTAGCTATTTTTTGCTAGTTACTTCGGTCTTTCATGCCATCTTGTCTCATGTTCACCCAAATACTGAAGTAAGTTTTTGCATCTATCCTTTTGTAGTTATGGGAGCGATCGCCCCACTAATGAGTCTAATTGCTCTGGTGGAGATGGCGATCGCTTTTGGACTGTTAGGAAGTGCGACTAACTTTGGATCATCACCAAGGCGATCGCACTTAATACATCGCTTCGGATAATTTGGTTGATTTTTTGAGAATTTGAAACAAACTAAAGAGGTTAAATAATTCCTATGGCTTTAACACAAGGGGATATTGCTTTTATATCCTTCAATGCTGATGAAGATGGCTGGTCTATTGTTACATTTGTAGATATAGACCCGAATACGACGATTTATTTCACTGATAATGAAGCTATTAGCACGACAGCTTTTAACACTGGTGAGTCTTATTTTCAATGGACATCAGGATCTAGTACGATCAATGCTGGTACAGTAATTCGTTTTAGTGCAGTTGATGTTGCTACGCTTTCCGCATCAGTTGGAACTCTCTCTCGTGCTACAGTCTCAGGTAGCAGTAACTACGGTCTCTCTGCAAGTGGTGACGTTATCTATGCTTTTGTTGGCTCTAGTGCAGCTGCTCCAACTACTATTTTAACTGCGGTATCATCGGGAGATGTTGTAACACCTGGTGATCCAATTACAAATGCAGGATTAACGGTTGGAGTTAACGCAATAGTATTAAGAACTAGTGCTGACTATGGTGAATATAGTGGCTCTAGAACTGGACAATCTAGCTTTGCAAACTATAAATCTTCGGTCTTTAATGTTAACAACTGGACGGTCGATCAAATTGATGGTAATTATACCACAACTGCTCCAAATACCACAAATTTTACGATCGCCGCATCAACCCCCACTGTCACGATCGCAGCCCAAGATGCCAACGCCGCCGAAACTGGCACTGATCCTGGCACCTTCCGCATCTCTCGCACAGGCAGTACCACCGATGCCTTGACGGTAAATTACACCATTGCTACGGGTGCTGGACAAGCCACAAGCGCAGATTACACACCAACCCTAACAGGCACAGCAATCATCGCTGCCGGAGAATCCTTTGCTGATATCACCATTACACCTGTAGATGATCAGACAGTTGAAGGAACTGAAACCGTTACTCTGACTCTCAATAGCAGCACCAACTATACTTTTGGTGCTACTGCTAGTGCAACAGTAGCGATCGCTGACAACGATACGGCTGTAACTTCCATCGATCTCTCCACCTATGTCCGCATCGGACGTTACGATCTGCCCGAACCTACGCGAACCAATCCCCCACTCAACAGCTTGTTGGCTCAAGAAGCCTCAGCAGTGACCTATAACAAGGATACCGACACGCTGTTCGTTGTCGGTGATGGCGGGAGAGCGATCGTGCAAGTATCGAAGACGGGACAATTAATCGACTCAATGACGCTAGCTTCTGGCAGTAGTCCCCAAGGAACAGAATTTTACGATACAGAAGGGCTTACCTATGTTGGTGACGGCAAGTTTGTCTTGATTGAGGAGCGAGATAGACAGGCTAATTTGTTTACCTATGCCCCGGGAACCACCCTTACTAGAAGCAACGTACAAACCGTAAAACTCGGTACGACGGTCGGAAATATTGGGATTGAAGGTATCTCCTATGACCCACAGACTGGTGGCTTCATCGCAGTTAAGGAGATTACACCCGAAGGAATTTTTCAAACAAACATCGATTTTGCGGCGGGAACTGCAAGCAACGGTTCGCCCACCACAGTTAACTCTACCAACCTTTTCGATCCAGCATTGGCTGGGCTTGCGGACTTCGCGGATGTTTTCGCATTGTCGAATCTATCAGCCTTGAATGGGCAACCCAACTCCAGCCACCTGCTAATTTTGAGCCAAGAATCGGGCAAGATCGTCAACATCGATCGCACTGGGAATATCTCTAGCTCATTAACCATCGTCTCCGATGCAGGTAATCCTTTATCCGTTGTGGATCAGGGGAATGAAGGAATCACGGTAGACAAGAATGGATTGATTTATATCGCTAACGAGAATGGCGGAGGTGATATCGATCACCCTCAACTTTGGGTCTATGCACCGTCCTCATTTACATATACCAATCAAGCCCCTGTAGCTGTCAGCCTTGCAAATACCGTCACCAGCTTGTCAGAAAGCACCAGTATTGCAACTCCCTTTAAAGTCGGTAACATTATTGTCAGTGATGACGCTCTGGGAACAAATACCCTTAGTTTGACTGGTGCAGATGCCAACTCTTTTGAGATTACAGGCAATGGTTTATTCCTGAAAGCGGGAACTACCCTAGATTTTGAAACGAAAACCAGCTATAACGTCAGCGTCAATGTCAATGACACCACCGTTGGCAGTAACCCAGACGCAACTACAGCATTTACCTTCTCAGTCACCGATGTAAATGAGAATCCCACCACCAGCGGTATCTTCATCACTGAAGTAGCTCCTTGGAGCAGTGGCAATTCGCCCGTCGCTGCTGACTGGTTTGAGCTTACCAACACTGGTACGAGCGCTGTGGATATCACGGGCTGGAAAATTGACGACAATTCAAATAGCTTTGCTACATCCGTTGCCTTGAGCGGTATCACCAGTATTGGCGCAGGTGAATCGGTAATCTTCATTGAAGGAGCTACCGTCAATCCTACTTTCCTATCCAACTGGTTCGGCGCAAACCCACCAGCCGGCTTGAAAATCGGCAACTACTCTGGTTCAGGCGTGGGCTTGAGTACGAGTGGTGATGCCGTGAATATCTATAATGCCACTGGTGCTTTACAGGCTAATGTCATCTTCGGAGCATCTCCAACTGCATCCCCATTTGCCACTTTCGACAATGCAGCTTTGTCAAACAATGCCACGATCGCAACACTGAGCGCTGTAGGAGTCAACGGCGCGTTCTCAGTTGTAAATACCTTAAATAATTTAAGCGTCGTGGAAATCGGCTCTCCAGGGACTATTGTTTCGTCTCTACCCACGATCGCGATCGCAGCCACTGATGCCAACGCAGCCGAAGCATTACAAGACCCTGGCACATTCCGCATCTCTCGCACAGGGAGTACTACCAATGCCTTAACGGTAAATTACACCATTGCCGCAGGTGCTGGACAAGCCACAAGCGCAGATTATACACCAACCCTAACAGG
The Nostoc punctiforme PCC 73102 genome window above contains:
- a CDS encoding Tudor-knot domain-containing protein, with the protein product MDKSIIQLVDELPTDNITVKVLKALDYVAPGEWSNLTGFENSIRSITGETDVKVIQRIRDRAVVLYEDPQKGYQFAIKLYQTIDKADTAMAAAALANKVSEKIGFLSFLGNITPKADVTQSIDLALKIAVEIIAFCKLNGIPQPNPQEFANSLANNYQNASLMRMVALVCIDGILPLGPDFLSKIHGVISGTDAGAITQNPVFLAINNFLPGSNPSDKVGFIGQSFNSVQGWMNNLVSKTGITPQSISSNLGSFIQIADDNLDFVAVFLDQTTNYYEHTGTQTVARGLILEAYALVKEEIKQEQQKPIQDVSSASAVKSDKNQYEVSKTVEVWDGEEEDWYQGTIEKIQDEQFFIHYLGYGSSYDEWVGEDDIRTRDLRSADDNGYAVGQKVKCWDEDQEAWYSATIQQIQNQQYFVHYVGYDSSYDEWVDSDEIS